A stretch of DNA from Halorubrum sp. BOL3-1:
AGGTCGTCGACGCGCACCGCGACGTGGCCCCAGGCGTCGCCCATCGTGTACTCGCGGCCGTCGTAGTTGTACGTGAGTTCGAGCTCCATCGCCTCCTTCGGAGCGTCCTCGGGGGCCACGAAGTAGTTCGAGAAGGTGTCCGCCTCCCAGCGGCCGGGCACCTCGGCGTACTCGAACTTGCGGGTCCAGTAGCCGAGCGCCTCGTCGGCGTCCTCAACGCGGATCATCGCGTGGTCGATGCTCCACTTCGCGCCGTAGTCGCGCTTGACGATCTCGATCTCGTGGCCGTCCGGGTCCGTCACGAACGCGTAGCGGTTCCCGCAGGACTCGGGGTCCCGGTAGTCCTCGACGCCCTCCTCCATCAGCCGGTCGTACGACTCCTGGAGCGCGTCCTCGGGGACGCGGACCGCGATGTGGCCCCACGCGTCGCCGACGTCGTAGGTCCGGCCGTCGTGGTTGTACGTGAGCTCGAGGAGGGCGCCGTCCTCGTGGACGTCCTCGGGACCGAGGAAGACGTTGGTGAACGTGTCGGCCTCCCAGCGGCCCTTCTCTTCGTAGTTCAGGTACGTCTGGTACCAGTCGAGGCTCTCGTCTAAGTCCTCGACGCGGATCATTACGTGATCGGGCGTTCCGTCCATGCGAGAACGATCGCCCGCTCGGGTCAAAAGCGTACTGAAGCCCGAACCCGACGAGTCGCTACCGACCCACGAGCCGGGGTCACCGAACCGCTGTCAACCGCGGGTCGATAGGCACTTGTCGCCGGGCGGCGACCCCGAGACATGGACGCTACGGCCACGACGTATCTCCCGTACGCGCTGCTCGCCATGGGCGCATACGCGCTCGTCTCCCCGCTGATGCGCGTCGCAACGACCGGGCCAAACGCGATCCCGAGCGACGTCGCCGTCGTCGTGTCGAACGCTCTGCTCATCGCCATGGCTGTCACCGTGATCGCGTACACCGGACAGGGGTTCACGACGCACCTCGCCTCCCCGAAGTTGGCGCACGTCCTCGCGGCGGGCTTCTTCCTCGGGGTCGGGATCCTCGCGCTGTACCGGTCGCTCTCCTTGGGTCCCGTGAGCGTCGTGACGCCCATCTTCGCGATGTTCCTCGTCTTCTCGTCGGTGATCGGCTTCCTCTTTTTAGGCGAGTCGTTCACCCTTCGGAAGGGACTCGGAATCGCCTTCGCCGCCGCGGCGGTGTACCTCGTGTCGGGGACGTAAACTACCCCACCCTACTCGCTCACGGCTTCACCGTTCGCTTCGTTGAGGGTGTCGTCAGAAGCGGAGCTTCTGACTGCTAACCAGAACCTTCGGTTCTGGTGATGGGGCTTTCGCGTGGACTCCCGTTCTGGCCGCCATCGGCGGCGGGCGAATACTCGCCGTTCACGTTCAACGTCCCGCGATTCAGGTGCACGTTTACGGGTGCGCCTCCGCCCGACGACTTTCGCGCCGAGCGGAGATACTTCAGCCCAATATTCTTCGCCGCGTTGTAGTCCGCGTGGGGTGAGTACCCACACTTCCGGCACTCGAACACGTCCTGCCCGTCCGAAGTCGGCCGGTTGTTCTCATGGGTAAATCCGCACTCGGAGCACCGTTGAGTGGTATAGGTGGGACCCACTTGTTCGACCGAGATACCGACTACTTCGCATTTGTACTCGACATACTCGAACAGGCGTCGGAACGCCCACGCGTGGAACTTCTTCGCGTTGGGCATCCGCTCACGAATCCCAGTCGGGTTCTCGAACGCGATCACGTCACAGCCGGACTCGACGGCCTCGGAGACGAGTTCCTTCGAGACCGTATGGAAAAAGTGGTCGTAGCGATCCGTCTCAGTACGTCCGACCGACTGGATAGTTTCGTGGGCGGCCCGCGTTCCACGTTGGTAGAGCGACCCGCGTCGTCTCTCGAACTCGCGGTGCCAATGGTTCAACTCCGCCCCGTTCCAGAACTCGCCTGTCGAAGTGACGGCGACGTTTTCGATGCCGAGGTCAACGCCGAGGACTGTGCTGTGCCCGTCGTTGCCGTCGTCGGTAGTCTCGGACTCCACGTCCGCCTTTGTTCGGACGTGAAGGTAGAATTCGCCGTCGCGGTAGTGTAGTTCCCCGCCGGTCACTTCGTAGTCGTCGTTGAATAGGTACTTCGAGTGGGGCGTCTCGCGGCTCTCGTCGGGAAGAACGTATTCGGCCGTGATGCGGTCCTTCGACGGTCGAGAGTGTCGCGTGATCGTCGTTGAACGTCGCACATCGCTTGTCGTAGACGAGCGTCGGCGCTGTAAAGTGCGGCTTTCCCGCATAGTTACCTTGCTTCCAGCGAGCGATAACGCTCTGGACGGCGTCGGCTGCCCTGTTGCGAGCGTTCTGGACGAGGTTCGCTTAGAGTCGCGTTTCGGCCCGCACTTCGTCGTAGGTTTCGCGTTGAAGTTCGGCTTTACTCGTGGTCTTGTACTCGCCTTGCCACGCGTGGTCAACGACGTAGTTGGCGCCCCACAGGAACTCGGAGATGGTTTCGTGGAGGAGGTCGGCGTCGCTGTCGGTCACGTTGAGTTTGACGGGAACGGTACGACGTACCTCCATCCGTGTTTCAGACGTAGCTTTGTGTTTCTATTATAGTAACGGTCGATAGGGAGTTAACCAGCCATCGAGCGTGGTTAGTGACGTTTCGTGTCGGCTTCCTCTCCGACCTACTCGCTCGCTACGCTCGCTCCCTGAGGTCGGAGGTTCCACCTTGTATTACGCTGACGCCGAGATGACCGCCGTTCACGCGTCGGTCTCCGGGCCGCCGTCGTCGCCCGCGCTCGCCACCGCCACATCGCCGTCCGTCCGCTCCGCGGCGCGCTCCGCGAGCGCCCGTCGCGCTCCGCTATCGACCTCGTCCCGGTCGCTCAGCCCGAGGCAGACGAGTCCTCGGCCGACGGTCGCGTCGAGCAGGGCGGTCTCCACGTCGCCGTCGACGACCACGCGGGCGTCGTACTCGTCCGGATCGAGTCCCGCGCGCTCCCCGACCGCGGCGATCGCCGCCTCGCCGCGCTCGACGGGGTCGGCGTCCGCGTCGTCGGCCGCCGGCCGGACGTTGAGGAGCGTCGGTCGCCCGCCGTCCGCGGACGCGAACTCGACCGCCCGCCTCGCCGCGACCGGGGCGTTCGGCCCGTCGCCGACGAGCGCGACCGTGCCGCCCGACGGCGACGCGCCGAGACCGGCGAGCGTCACGTCGCACGGCGCGGCGGCGAGCACCGGGTCGACGTTCGAGCCGAACCCGAACGGCCCGCCGGTGAACGACCCCTTCCAGCCCAACACCGCGTGGTCGGCGTCCGCGTCGCGCACCGCGTCGAGGATCGCGTCGCCGACATCGGGGGCGACGACGGCCCGGGTCTCCAGACGCACGTCCATCTCCGTCGCGATCTCCTCGGTCGCCGCCAGCAGCTCCCGCTGGTGGTCCAGCCGGGCGGCCGCGACGTTCTGCCGGTCGGGATCGCCGGCGACCCGCAGCACGTTCGTCGCCACGAGCGTCGGGACGGCGTCGTCGTCGGCGTTCTCGCGGGCGCTCGCCGCCGCCAGTCGGATGAGTCCCCGCTGGGTGTCGGGGTTCGAGACGGGGACGACGACGGTGTACGCCGACGACGGCCCGCGGTTGAGGGCCTCGTCGAGGAACCCGGACTCCATCGCGTCGCCGCGGGCGTAGGCCGCGTACCAGACGACGCCGAGCGCGACGACGCCGATGCCGACGAGCTGGACGACCCGATCCATCTGCCAGATCACGACGCCGGTCATGACGACGCCGAGGATCGGTACGGCGGGATACAGAGGACCGGGGACCGCGAAGTCGGGGTCGTACTCCGGCGGGTCGGCCCGGCGGAAGACGACGAGCGAGACGTGGACGAGCGCGTACGACACGAGGAAGCTGAAGCTCGCCACCTCGGCGAGCAGCGCGACGATCGCCTCGACTTCCAGTCCGAGCGCGACGAGGAGGCCCGTCACGCCGCCCGTCGCGAGGATGGCGCGGTGCGGGGTGTCGAACCGGTCGTGGGTGACGTTCAGCCAGTCGCTCATCAGCCCGTCGCGGCCCATCGCGAAGATCACGCGCGACGCCGCGAGGATGGAGGAGTTGGAGCTGGAGATGGCCGCGATCACCGCCGCGAACACGATCGCGACGACGCCGGCTGACCCCATGTACACGACCGCAACCTCCGAGACCGGGACGAGCGATCCGCCGAGCTGCTGGTACGGGATCACGCCGGTCGAGACGAGCATCACGACGACGTACAGGAGCGTGACCGACACGACGGACAGCACCATCGTCAGCGGGATCAGCTTCCCGGGCTTTTTCACCTCGCCGGCGACGGTCGCGATGATCTCGAAGCCGAGGAAGGTGACGAAAACGGTGCCGGTGGTGGCGAGGACGCCGCCGGCGCCCGTCGGTGCGAAGTCGGCGAGGTTCGCGGTGTCGATGAAGAACAGCCCGAGACCGGTGTACACGAGGACGATCGCAAGCTCCGTCCCGATCATCACGTTCTGCGCGCCGCTCGACTCCTCGGTGCCGTAGTAGTTCACGCCGGTGATGAGCATCAGCCCGAGGAGTCCGAAGGCGACGATGAGCGTCCGGCCGTTCAGGCCTGGGATCGGCTCGACGATGTACTGGCCGAACCCGATCATGTAGAAGGCGCTCGCGAACATCAGCCCGGTCCACATCCCCCAGCCGACGACGCTTCCGAAGAGGCTCCCGAGCCCGCGGTTCACGTAGTGGTAGCTCCCGCCGGCGATCGGCATCCCGGTCGCGAGCTCCGCGAGCGAGAGCGCGGCCAAGAGCGCGACGAACCCCGCGATAGCGAAGGAGATCGAGCTCGCCGGCCCGGCGCCCTCGGCCGCGATTCCGGGGAGGATGAAGATGCCGGCACCGATCATCGTGCCGCCCCCGAGCGTCATCGCCTCGACGAATCCGAGGTTGCGTTCGAGCTCGCTCTCGCTCACGCCGCCACCCGGACCGAGTCGGTTCTCGCGGGCGGCTCGTGTCGATTAGGTCTCACCTTTCAACTCCCGGCACGGCCGAACTTAACGTCTCGGCCGGTCGCGAGCAGCTGCCGGGAGAACGGCGCCCGCGGGGCGGGGTTTCATGCGCGCCCGGGACGAACGGCCGACCATGATCGAACCCGACGGCCGTGAGACGCTCGTGTGGCCGACGGACCTCACGGACCCGACGCCCCCGCCGGACGGCCTCGTCGACCTCCTGGCGACCCACCGACTGGTCGTCTTAGGGTACTATCCGGTCCCGGACCAGTCGACGCCCGAACAGCTCCGCGCCGACCGGGAGGACGAGGCGGCCGGGGCGGTCGCGTCCGTCGCCGACGCGGTTCGCGAGCGCGGCGTCGACGTCGAGGAGACCGTCGTGTTCACGCGGGACCACGAGGAGACGATCGACCGGGTCGCGGCCGAACACGGCGCCGACGCGGTGCTCACGCCCGGGACGGTCCACGAGTCGATCACGCGCGTGTTCGTTCCGGTCCGCGGCGACGGGAACCTCGACCGGATCGTCTCGTTCGTCGCCGGACTCGTGACGGGGAGCGACGCCGGGGTGACGCTGTACAACGTTACCGGCTCCGAGGACGCCGCCTCGACCGGCGAGTTCCTCCTCCGGGGAGCGGCCGACCGCCTCGCGGAGGAGGGAATCGATCGCGACCGGGTCGACTGGACCGTGGAGCGCGGCGGCGACCCGGTCGGAAGCATCCTCGGAGCCGCGACGGACCACGACCTCCTCGTGATCGGAGAGTCGGAGCCGTCGCTGCGCGAGCGGATCCTCGGCAACGCCGCCGGGGAACTCGTCGACGCCGCGACCCAGCCGGTGGCGGTGGTCCGCGACGCCTGAGCCGTCGGCCGTCGGTGACGCCCGTGCCGGCAGCGGCCGCCCGCGACGAGTCGCTTGGATCCCGTTCGTCTCCGCCGATCACCGGTCGATCCGGAAACGCCCGCCGCGTGACGAAATCCCTTTAGCCGCCAGCGGAAAAGGGGCTCACCCGTCGTGTCCCGCCTGTCGAACCTTCCGAACCCCTTCCGCGCGCTCATCCTCTATATCGGGTTCACCCTCGCGCGGGCCGGACTGATCGACCGCCACCGCGTGGTCCGGACCACCGACCTCGCGTGGCCGCGGATCGTCACGGGAATCGCGCGGATGTCGAAGAACGCGGTCGACGTCGCGATGGTCGGCGTCGCGGTGGGCACGAGCGCCGTCGCCGGCGTCGGGTTCGCGGGTCCCTACTGGGGACTCGCGTTCGCGTTCGGCGGCGGCGTCGCCGGCGGCACCATCGCCCTCGTCTCCCAGCGGTTCAGCGCCGAGGCGTTCGTCGAACTCGGGGACGCGGTCCGGTCGAGCGTCCTCCTCGCGGTCGCGATCACCGTCCCGGTCAGCGCGGCGTTCTGGACGCACGCGCCGGCGTTCATCGACGTCCTGAGCAGCAACGAGCGAGCGATCGCCTACGGCGCCGACTACCTCCGCGTGGTCGGTCTCGGCGTCCCGTTCGCCGCGCTCAACCTCGTCGGCAGCCGCGTGCTGGTCGGCTGCGACGACGCCTACACCGCGATGCAGGTGCGGGCGGGCGGCGCGGTCGCGAACATCGTCCTCAGCGCGCTGTTCATATTCGGCTTCGGCTGGGGCGTCGAGGGGGCCGCGACCGGCACCGTCCTCTCGAACGTCCTCGCGGTCGCGGGCTTCACGCTCGGTCTCGTCCGCGGGAGCGCCCCGCTGATCGGGGAGTTCCCGGTCGAGATCGACCCGACGGGCACGTACGTGAACCCAGACATGCTCCGTGACCTCGTCGAGATCGGCGTGCCCGTCGGCGCGCGCAACCTCGTGTGGACGGCCGCGGAGTTCCCAATGCTCGCCATCCTCGACGTGTTCGGTGAGAACACCGTTGCGGCGTTCGTCATCGCCCGCCGCATCTGGGGGATCATGAACGCCCCCGGCTGGGGGTTCGGCCTCGCCTCCTCCAGCCTGGTCGGCCAGGAACTCGGCGTCGAACGCCCCGACGAGGCGGAGGCGTACGCCCGCGACATCATCCGCTTCTCGGCCGCGACGTACGCCGTCTCCGCGGTGCTGATCGCCGTCTTCGCGACCCAAATCGTCTCGCTGTTCGCCCAGTCGCCGAACAGCCCGGAGATACCGATCGCCGTGAACCTCGTGTACGCGGCCTGCGCGGCCGTGATCTTTCAGGGCGTCTCCGGCGGAGCGGCCGGCCCGCTCGACGCCGCCGGCGACACGAAAATACCGTTCGCGAGCCAGTTCCTCGGGATGTTCTGCGTGTCGATCCCGCTCGCGTACGTGGGCGCTCACGACGCGACGCCGGGGATAACGGTTCCCGAAATCCTGACCGTCCCGGCGGTAGAGGTCCCGCTCGTCGGGGTCACGATACAGGCGACGGAGATCCCGTTCGTCGGGTTCACGGTCCCGGAGGTCGCGCTCCCCGCAATCGGGCTGTGGGGGCTGTACCTCGCCTTCATGGCCGAGACGACGATCCCGGCGACGATCAACTACCTGCGCTTCCGCTCGGGCAAGTGGAAGAAGATTAGCGAGGCGTACCGCCCCGAGCAGACCGCGGACGACTGAGTCGCGACGGTTCGGATTTGCCGGGCTTCGTTGAACTCCTATCTTCCAGATGTATTCTCGTCCGGAGCAGCCAGTCAGTGAAGAGTGTTTAGAGGAGAGTTATTTTGGAGAGAGAGTGAGAGATATAAACGGAGTTGCTGCTGGCGCGTTGATCACTCTCGAAGCCCCAGCCGCGAGGCGGGGAGACGCTCGGTGCGGTCCTCAGCCGCTCGCTTCGCTCGCTCCTTGCGGTCCTGCCGTCGGTTCTCTCCGCCTCGCGGCTGCCCGTTCAAATTCCACCCGAGCGCAACCGCAGCCTCACACCTCCCCAGCCTCGTCGCTGGCGGCCTTCGCTCCGCTCCGGCCCCCAGCGACTCCCTCGCACGCGCTCCTCGCACCCCGCGGGCGCTCGGAGGCGCGCGCCGCCACACTGATCAGGCAGATCGACCACTACATCATCTGTACTGGCCGGTTCGACCGGTTATCCTTCTCAAATTGACTGTACAAGATACGCGTCCTGTGTTGATCAAAACCGCTGAAACACATTGCGGGCTGACAATTTCCATAGTATCGTTCGGCTACTTCTCGTCGACGTGTCTAACCTCGCTCGCGACCCCCCGAGTCGACACGACCATCTCCGGGCCGGACATCTCCGCGCGACCGACCGCGAACGCCTTCGGCCCCTCGATCGCGACCTCGTCGCCGACGCGGATGTCGTCGTCCGCGTCGACGACGCCGGGCGCGAGCACGGAGCCGTGCGGCACGAACCCGTCGATCTCGACCCGTTTCGTCGGCGCGTCGCTCGCGACCCAGCGTCGCGCGCCGGCGAGGGTGAAAGAGAGGGTGCCGTACTGGGGGACCATCGTCGCCAGCTGCTCGCCCGGCTCGCCCTCGCGGCCGGCGTCCGAATCGTCGCCCCACACCTGGAGCTTGGGATACCGACCGGTGGTCTTGATCCCGTCGCCGTCGCCCGCGCTCCCGTCCGCCGCGCCGCCGCCGAAGAGGTCGTCGCCAGCGCCGTCACCGAGCAGGTAGTCCGCGAGGGCCTTCACCGTGTTGTGCTCGCGCTCGCGCTTGCTGTACGCCGGCTCGCCCTGTAAGGCGGCGTTCAGCTCGCTGAGCGACTCGTCGGTGGTCGGGTGGTCGACGCAGGTGTACTCGAACTCGGCGTCGACCTCGGGGTTGCGTTCGACGCGCTCGCAGATCTCGCGGTAGCCGTCCTCCGGGACGTGCGCGACGACCCGGGAGTAGTCGTTGCGCTCCAGATACCGGCGGAGGACCTCGGCGACGAACTCGATCTCGTCTTCGCTCCAGTCGCCGGTGACGACCGCGTCGTAGTGTTGGGCGGGGTAGGTCGTCTCCAGTTCCTGCGGGACCACCCCGATAGGCGAGGTCATCGAGACGGTGTGGCCGCGCCACTTGATCGCGTCGTGGAACTGTCGGTGGCTCTGGGAGTCGCTGTACGGTTTCGTCGCCGAGCAGGGCACCAACACGAGCGGCTGGTCGGAAAAGCCGTTCCGGTACCGGCTCGTGACGCGGTCCGCGAACCGGCGGATCTCGACGCGGTCGAGCGTCTCGGCGCTCGCCGCCGTCACCTCCGCGTCGCGCATGAGCGGCGTCCGCTCCTCCAGATAGGCCCACTGGTCGTCGAACTCGCGAAACGCGGCCGTGAGCCACCCCTCGTGGCGCGCCTGGCCCTCGACGTAGTCCCGGAGGCGACCGCTCCGGATCCGCTCGCGGACCCGGCGGAGTTCGGCGCGGAGCGCGTTGACGTTGTGGTCGGCGCAGTCGGCGCGCGTGAACTCGCTCCGGGGATTCGCGCAGGCCGGGCAGGCGCACGGCAGCTCGTCGAGGTCTTCGAGGAAGTGTTCCGCGTCGGCGGTGAGGTACATCCCCTGTGTCCCTTTCGTCCGGGCGAGCGTCTCGTCGACGAGGTCGACTCCGGCGTACGCGAGGAGCGCGGCGTTTCGCGGCGTCGCGACGCCGGAGAGTCCGAACGCTGCGTCCGGCGGCAGCGCCGCCTTCGCCCGAACGATCGCGTCCCGGAACGCCTCGCCGTGCCCGACGAACCCCTTCGCGTCCGACAGGAGGTACGCGTCGGCGCCGAGGTCGCGCGCGCCCTCGCTGTCGACGACCGCCGCGGAGGGGAACGCCGCGTCGGGGTGGTCGACCGCGAACGACTCGCGCACCTCGTCGCGCGTGCCGGCCGGGAACGACCGGTGCGGGAACACCGTCAGCGCGGTCTCGTCGCCGTCGGGCACCTCGCGGTCGCCGGCCCACAGGCTCCCGGCGTCGTCGAGGAACGGGTCCGCGATCGCCGGCGTCGTGACGGGGTCGGCGAGGCGGACCTCCCCGAGGCGGGCGGCGCCGTCGCGCTCGTGGACCTCGAAGTAGTCGGTCATACCACCTCTCGCGCGGCGACGGTCAATTCTCTTGTGTTCCGCGCTTGTCCGGACCGGCCCGCGGAGCTCGCCGCACAAGCCGCCGCAACTGTTAGGCGGAACGCGACCGACGGATAGATATGGACCCGACCGGCCCGTGGGACCGCGAGCGCGTCGACGAGTTTCTCGCAGACGCCCGCGTCCCGGTCCGACTCGGTTGTCGCACGCCGACCGACCGCCCGTGGATCGTCTCGCTGTGGTTCTCGTGGGACCCCGACGCGGGCGACGACACCGATCGCCCGAGCGGCGCGATCCGCTGTGCGACGGGCGCGACCGCCGACCTCGTGGAGTTCGTCGGACACGACGACCAGGTCTCCTTCGACGTGTCGACGAACGATCCGCCGTACAAGGGCGTCCGCGGACGCGGTCGCGCGACGGTGGCCCCCGACGAGGACAAGCGACTCCTGCGGTCGCTCCTGACCGAGTACCTCGGCGGGGTCGACAACCCGACCGGCGAGCGGCTGCTCCGCCCGGAACGCGAGGAGGTCGAGATCCGGGTCGAACCGGAGCGGCTCCACACCTGGGACTACACCGACCGGATGGAACCGGCCGACGAGTGATCGCGGTGTCCCGTGCGACACGAGACCAACCCCCTCGCTCTCCGACAGGCGATCGTTTAAGCGGTCGCCGGGCGATCCACGGGTATGAGCGCTCTTGACGACGACGAGTACCGCGCGTTCCGCCGCGAACTCCACCGCCACCCCGAGCCGGCGTGGCGCGAGTTCTACACCACCGCCCGCATCGTCGAGGCCCTCCGCGAGCGGGACCTGACGGCGCTCCACGTCGGTCCCGACGCGCTGGCGACCGAGGAGCGGCTGAACGTCCCCAACGACGACGAGCTGGCCGAGTGGGAGACGCAGGCCCGCGACGCGGGCGCGGACCCCGAAATCGTCGACCAGCTCTCGGGTGGCTACACCGGCTGCGTCGCGGTCGCCGAGCGCGGCGACGGTCCCGTGGTCGGCCTGCGCGTCGACATCGACGGCCTCCCGATCACGGAGTCGGAGGCGGGCGACCACGTCCCGGCCGGGGAAGGGTTCCGCTCCGAACACGGGGGGTTCATGCACGCCTGCGGTCACGACGCCCACGCGACGATGGGACTCGGTGCGCTCGACGCCGTCCTCGACTCAGACTTCTCCGGCACGCTGAAGGTGTTCTTCCAGCCGGGCGAGGAGCAGGTCGCCGGCGGCAAGCCGATGGCCGAGTCCGGCCACCTCGACGACATCGACTACCTCTACGCGGTCCACGTCGGTCTGGATCACCCCTCCGGCGAGATCGTCTGCGGCGTCGAGGGGTTCCTCGCGGTGCGACACCTGCTCGCTGAGTTCGAGGGCGAACCGGCCCACGCCGGCGCGCGGCCCGAGCAGGGCCGGAACGCGGTCCAGGCGATGGCGGCGGCGGTCCAGAACCTCTACGCCATCCCGCGGCACGCCGACGGGCCGACGCGGGTGAACGCGGGCCTCGTCGGGGGCGGCACCGCGACGAACATCATCCCCGAGGAGACGTACATCGAGGGCGAGCTTCGGGGACAGACGACGGAACTCGCGGACTACATGTCCGACCACGCCGACCGGATCCTGGACTCGGCCGCGGAGATGCACGACTGCGAGGTCGAGGTGTCGACGCTCGGTGAGGCGCCCAGCGCGACGAGCGACGACGCGCTCGCCGGTCTCGTCCGGGAGTCCGCCGGCGACGTCGCCGGCGTCACGAGCATCGTCGACAGCGACGACCTCGGCGGCTCCGAGGACGCGACGTACCTGATGAACCGCGTTCAGGAGCGGGGCGGACTCGCCTGTTACCTCGGCGTCGGCACCGACCACCCCGGCGGTCACCACACCAGCGACTTCGACGTGGTCGAGGGCGACATCGCGGTCGGCATCGACGTGATCGCTGGTGCGATCCGGCGCGTGGCCGAGACGCGGCCGTAGTGGGACCGAGCGCCAATATAGCATTTAAACGGTCCAGATCAGCGGCAATGATCACTTACGGATAAACGAGGCGGTGGCGCGTGCCGGCGAGCGGCCGACAGGCCGCGAGTCGCACGCGCGAGGGAGCGGTGAGCGCTCGAAGAGCGCGAGCCGCGAGGCTGGGGAGGTGTGGGGTGCTGTGCGGAGCGGTGGGGGGCGGGACTCGAAGGGGCGACAGCGAGCGTCTGTCCGCCTCGCGGCTGGGGCTTCGATGGCGTCCGTGTGGTCGCGTTAAGTTAGTGTCGAGTTCGGTCGCAGTCTGGCGATCTGAAGCGAGTCTAAGACGAGATCTCGTTCAGAACTGATCCGCTGAACGGCCAGTTTTCCACGGGCTCTACAAAGTAATTTTTATCTGATAATTTAGGAGGAATAAACGATATATCACTAACCGGGACGATCAACTCACCGTCTGCGAATTCCGCTTAACTTAACGCGACCGGCTCGTCCGCGCAGGAAGCCAGAAACACCTCGCGGTCCGCGTCGCCCTCGCGTGCGCTAACCGCCCACGACCCCTCCTCGCGAGCGGTCTCGACGGTCGTGAGACGGTAGTACTCGTCGGGTGAATCGCTGCGCTCAGCGGCTCAGTACTTCGGGTCCGCGCCGGTCGTCTCGTAC
This window harbors:
- a CDS encoding VOC family protein; protein product: MDGTPDHVMIRVEDLDESLDWYQTYLNYEEKGRWEADTFTNVFLGPEDVHEDGALLELTYNHDGRTYDVGDAWGHIAVRVPEDALQESYDRLMEEGVEDYRDPESCGNRYAFVTDPDGHEIEIVKRDYGAKWSIDHAMIRVEDADEALGYWTRKFEYAEVPGRWEADTFSNYFVAPEDAPKEAMELELTYNYDGREYTMGDAWGHVAVRVDDLDDAWDALVTREAPEYRDPASCDHNYAFTKDQDGHEVELVTRD
- a CDS encoding EamA family transporter, whose protein sequence is MDATATTYLPYALLAMGAYALVSPLMRVATTGPNAIPSDVAVVVSNALLIAMAVTVIAYTGQGFTTHLASPKLAHVLAAGFFLGVGILALYRSLSLGPVSVVTPIFAMFLVFSSVIGFLFLGESFTLRKGLGIAFAAAAVYLVSGT
- a CDS encoding amino acid permease, with product MTLGGGTMIGAGIFILPGIAAEGAGPASSISFAIAGFVALLAALSLAELATGMPIAGGSYHYVNRGLGSLFGSVVGWGMWTGLMFASAFYMIGFGQYIVEPIPGLNGRTLIVAFGLLGLMLITGVNYYGTEESSGAQNVMIGTELAIVLVYTGLGLFFIDTANLADFAPTGAGGVLATTGTVFVTFLGFEIIATVAGEVKKPGKLIPLTMVLSVVSVTLLYVVVMLVSTGVIPYQQLGGSLVPVSEVAVVYMGSAGVVAIVFAAVIAAISSSNSSILAASRVIFAMGRDGLMSDWLNVTHDRFDTPHRAILATGGVTGLLVALGLEVEAIVALLAEVASFSFLVSYALVHVSLVVFRRADPPEYDPDFAVPGPLYPAVPILGVVMTGVVIWQMDRVVQLVGIGVVALGVVWYAAYARGDAMESGFLDEALNRGPSSAYTVVVPVSNPDTQRGLIRLAAASARENADDDAVPTLVATNVLRVAGDPDRQNVAAARLDHQRELLAATEEIATEMDVRLETRAVVAPDVGDAILDAVRDADADHAVLGWKGSFTGGPFGFGSNVDPVLAAAPCDVTLAGLGASPSGGTVALVGDGPNAPVAARRAVEFASADGGRPTLLNVRPAADDADADPVERGEAAIAAVGERAGLDPDEYDARVVVDGDVETALLDATVGRGLVCLGLSDRDEVDSGARRALAERAAERTDGDVAVASAGDDGGPETDA
- a CDS encoding universal stress protein; amino-acid sequence: MIEPDGRETLVWPTDLTDPTPPPDGLVDLLATHRLVVLGYYPVPDQSTPEQLRADREDEAAGAVASVADAVRERGVDVEETVVFTRDHEETIDRVAAEHGADAVLTPGTVHESITRVFVPVRGDGNLDRIVSFVAGLVTGSDAGVTLYNVTGSEDAASTGEFLLRGAADRLAEEGIDRDRVDWTVERGGDPVGSILGAATDHDLLVIGESEPSLRERILGNAAGELVDAATQPVAVVRDA
- a CDS encoding MATE family efflux transporter: MSNLPNPFRALILYIGFTLARAGLIDRHRVVRTTDLAWPRIVTGIARMSKNAVDVAMVGVAVGTSAVAGVGFAGPYWGLAFAFGGGVAGGTIALVSQRFSAEAFVELGDAVRSSVLLAVAITVPVSAAFWTHAPAFIDVLSSNERAIAYGADYLRVVGLGVPFAALNLVGSRVLVGCDDAYTAMQVRAGGAVANIVLSALFIFGFGWGVEGAATGTVLSNVLAVAGFTLGLVRGSAPLIGEFPVEIDPTGTYVNPDMLRDLVEIGVPVGARNLVWTAAEFPMLAILDVFGENTVAAFVIARRIWGIMNAPGWGFGLASSSLVGQELGVERPDEAEAYARDIIRFSAATYAVSAVLIAVFATQIVSLFAQSPNSPEIPIAVNLVYAACAAVIFQGVSGGAAGPLDAAGDTKIPFASQFLGMFCVSIPLAYVGAHDATPGITVPEILTVPAVEVPLVGVTIQATEIPFVGFTVPEVALPAIGLWGLYLAFMAETTIPATINYLRFRSGKWKKISEAYRPEQTADD
- the arcS gene encoding archaeosine synthase subunit alpha; its protein translation is MTDYFEVHERDGAARLGEVRLADPVTTPAIADPFLDDAGSLWAGDREVPDGDETALTVFPHRSFPAGTRDEVRESFAVDHPDAAFPSAAVVDSEGARDLGADAYLLSDAKGFVGHGEAFRDAIVRAKAALPPDAAFGLSGVATPRNAALLAYAGVDLVDETLARTKGTQGMYLTADAEHFLEDLDELPCACPACANPRSEFTRADCADHNVNALRAELRRVRERIRSGRLRDYVEGQARHEGWLTAAFREFDDQWAYLEERTPLMRDAEVTAASAETLDRVEIRRFADRVTSRYRNGFSDQPLVLVPCSATKPYSDSQSHRQFHDAIKWRGHTVSMTSPIGVVPQELETTYPAQHYDAVVTGDWSEDEIEFVAEVLRRYLERNDYSRVVAHVPEDGYREICERVERNPEVDAEFEYTCVDHPTTDESLSELNAALQGEPAYSKREREHNTVKALADYLLGDGAGDDLFGGGAADGSAGDGDGIKTTGRYPKLQVWGDDSDAGREGEPGEQLATMVPQYGTLSFTLAGARRWVASDAPTKRVEIDGFVPHGSVLAPGVVDADDDIRVGDEVAIEGPKAFAVGRAEMSGPEMVVSTRGVASEVRHVDEK
- a CDS encoding pyridoxamine 5'-phosphate oxidase family protein, with translation MDPTGPWDRERVDEFLADARVPVRLGCRTPTDRPWIVSLWFSWDPDAGDDTDRPSGAIRCATGATADLVEFVGHDDQVSFDVSTNDPPYKGVRGRGRATVAPDEDKRLLRSLLTEYLGGVDNPTGERLLRPEREEVEIRVEPERLHTWDYTDRMEPADE
- a CDS encoding amidohydrolase, coding for MSALDDDEYRAFRRELHRHPEPAWREFYTTARIVEALRERDLTALHVGPDALATEERLNVPNDDELAEWETQARDAGADPEIVDQLSGGYTGCVAVAERGDGPVVGLRVDIDGLPITESEAGDHVPAGEGFRSEHGGFMHACGHDAHATMGLGALDAVLDSDFSGTLKVFFQPGEEQVAGGKPMAESGHLDDIDYLYAVHVGLDHPSGEIVCGVEGFLAVRHLLAEFEGEPAHAGARPEQGRNAVQAMAAAVQNLYAIPRHADGPTRVNAGLVGGGTATNIIPEETYIEGELRGQTTELADYMSDHADRILDSAAEMHDCEVEVSTLGEAPSATSDDALAGLVRESAGDVAGVTSIVDSDDLGGSEDATYLMNRVQERGGLACYLGVGTDHPGGHHTSDFDVVEGDIAVGIDVIAGAIRRVAETRP